The Caloranaerobacter sp. TR13 genomic interval CCTACTAACAAACTAACTTTAATGTCAAACTGCTCTAATAAATTACTCACATTTTCATAATGCTGTGTTGCTAAAATCTCTGTAGGTGCCATCATAACTGCTTGATAACCTGATTTAACTGCCTTAAACATTGCTAATACTGCAATAATCGTTTTGCCAGAACCAACATCTCCTTGTACTAATCTATTCATTGGTCTACTTGACTCCATATCTAAACATATTTCTTCATAAACCTTTTTTTGTGCATTAGTTAGCTTAAATGGCAAAGAATCTATTAATTTATTTATTTCTTTTACTTGTGAAAATTTAATACCTTGTACATTTTCTATATATCTATTTCTTATAAGTCTTAAACCTAATTGCAAAATAAAAAGCTCTTCAAATACAAGCCTTTTCTTAGCTTCTATATAAGAATATCTATCTTTAGGAAAATGTATATTACTTATTGCTGTGTAAATTGAACATAAATTATATTTCTTTTTAATATACTCTGGCATTATATCTTCAATATAATTTAAATACTCATCTAAAACTTTCTTGACTAGTTTAACCATATCACTATTTTTTAGCTTCTTAGTGAGTGGATAAATAGGAATGATTTTACCAATTTTATCATTTTCATCTTCTCTCTCAAATACAGGATTTTGAATTTGTATTTCATTAAATATTTTTTTAACTTTTCCATTTACCTTTAATACTTCTCCTATTTTAAACTGATTTTTAATATATTCTTGGTTAAACCAGACCAAAAAAGCTAATCCTGTTTCATCTCTAACAGGTACTTTAACAATTGTAAGACCTTTTCTTGGCTTCATTACTGAAGGTGACCCCACTACAATGATTTTCAAATTAGCTTTTTCACCATTTCTTACATTTATTATTTTATCCGCTTTTCTCCTGTCTTCATATGTTCTTGGAAAATAATAAAGTAAATCCTTCACCGTTTCTATATTAATCCTTTTTAATAGTTTTGCTCTTTTAGGACCTACTCCTTTTATAAATTGTATAGGTGTATTAAGGCTATTCAATCTTTTCACCTCTAATTTTACTAACTATATGAACTAAGAACAAAATCATAGATGTAAAGAAAAAACAATAGCTAAGTGTACCTTAGCTATTGTAATTATTCTATTGAAAATATATAATAATACAAAGGTTGACCACCATAAACAACTTCTACATCACAATCTTCAATTTCATCCTCAATAATTTCTGCTAAAGCTTCTGCTTCTTCTTCAGAAATATCCTCTCCATAAAATAATGTAATTAAATCATTATCATCGTCAACTATATCTTTCAATAAATTAATTGAAACTTGAGTAATATCATTTCCTACTGACTTGATCTCACCTTCACCAATTCCTATAATATCATCCTTTTTAATTTCTATATCATTAATTACTGTATCTCTTACAGCAAAAGTAACTTGTCCTGTCTTTACTGATTTAATAGATTTTATCATATTGTTAATATTCTCTTCAAGTTCCAAGTCCTCATCAAAACTTAAGAGAGCTGAAATTCCTTGAGGTACACTCTTAGTTGGTAACACTTCTATATTTCCATCACTTAATTCTTTAGCTTGCTTAGCTGCCAAAATAATATTACTATTATTTGGTAATATTATTATATTTTCTGCATTTACACTATTTACTGCTTTTAATATATCTTCTGTACTTGGATTCATTGTTTGACCACCATGTATAATAAAGTCTACATTTAAATCTTTGAATACATTTGCTATACCTTCACCCATAGCCACAGCTATAAAACCATATTTTTTTCTACTCAAGTCTATAGCTTTCTCTTCTTCCATTATTCTATTTTTATGTTGGTATCTCATATTATCAATTTTAACATTAGTTAATTCGCCTATTGCAAGTGCTTTTTCTAAAACAATCCCTGGATTATTTGTATGAATATGAACTTTTGTAACTTCATCATTATTTACAACAAGTAAAGAATCTCCTAATCCCATAATTTCTTGCTTGAATTCATTTATATCCACATTTTCACTATTAATAATAAACTCTGTACAGTAACCGAACTTAATATCTTCATCAAGTCTTTCAATATTAATACTATCCTCTATTTCTATATATATATCGTCTTCAAGCAAAGTACTATCACCAGTCGATACAACATCTAAAGCACCTAATAAAATATATATTAATCCTTTTCCACCAGCATCAACTACACCTGCTTGTTTTAATACAGGTAACATCTCAGGTGTTTTTTTCAAAGTTATTTCACCATGTTTAATCACTTCTTCTAGAAACTTTTTAATATCCCTCTCTTTTTTTGCTATTTCTAAAGCTCTTTCTGCGCATTCTCTCGCTACTGTTAATATAGTACCTTCTATAGGTTTCATTACAGCTTTGTAAGCAGTGTCTGAAGCTGATTTAAAAGCTTTAGCTAGTATTTCTACATCGATTTTTTCAACATCTTTTAAACCTTTAGCAAACCCTCTAAATAA includes:
- a CDS encoding DAK2 domain-containing protein; translation: MKIEYIDGVLLKNIFIGAANKLEKNKQVVDSLNVFPVPDGDTGTNMSLTMQSAIKQVKSVNSEKIEDIAKAASNGSLMGARGNSGVILSQLFRGFAKGLKDVEKIDVEILAKAFKSASDTAYKAVMKPIEGTILTVARECAERALEIAKKERDIKKFLEEVIKHGEITLKKTPEMLPVLKQAGVVDAGGKGLIYILLGALDVVSTGDSTLLEDDIYIEIEDSINIERLDEDIKFGYCTEFIINSENVDINEFKQEIMGLGDSLLVVNNDEVTKVHIHTNNPGIVLEKALAIGELTNVKIDNMRYQHKNRIMEEEKAIDLSRKKYGFIAVAMGEGIANVFKDLNVDFIIHGGQTMNPSTEDILKAVNSVNAENIIILPNNSNIILAAKQAKELSDGNIEVLPTKSVPQGISALLSFDEDLELEENINNMIKSIKSVKTGQVTFAVRDTVINDIEIKKDDIIGIGEGEIKSVGNDITQVSINLLKDIVDDDNDLITLFYGEDISEEEAEALAEIIEDEIEDCDVEVVYGGQPLYYYIFSIE